DNA sequence from the Glycine soja cultivar W05 chromosome 18, ASM419377v2, whole genome shotgun sequence genome:
AACGTATAGAAAACGTATTTTAATTGTGAAGCTATTAAATAtgcaaataaattatgtttttaaattcaataCATTATATGCACACACATTTaagtgttaaaaaatttataatatcaatcaattagaaatcatcataaatataacttttaaagtaattatgataaaaattgataaatttgaataaaaaaatgataaatttactaCACATAGCAACTTGTAATTGAATGACAGtaaataattctaattaaattgttATCTTAAGTTGGTACTtggtattgtatttttttattatacttattattttttgtggaAGTTGCCAAGTTGGTACTGTAATAGAAGCATCTGTATATACATTGAAATGCAATGCAGGCATTTCAAGAGGCTTGGGCTGAAGCTTGTAAAATTGAATCATCAACCATGCTCGTCCCAGCAGACTACGCATTCTTTGTAGGGCCCATTTCATTCTCGGGCCCATACTGTAAACCCAGCATCGTTTTCCAGGTAACATATCAAACCCAAAGAGAGAAAGTAGCAGGAATaaacagagagagaaagagagaaaataacaggaaaaaaatgaaaagaaactaAATAACATGATAGCCCACAAGTGTGTTCATAAGCCAAATGTGATTTGGCATCAGAAAATAACGTCAACTTTTTTGTCATTCAGGTAAAGACAGAACACATGTCTGTCATTTTCGCATGAATCATTTTacatttagttaaaattttaaaatatcaattaaaatatttcagaaaatatttatagtttatttaaataaaatataaataataaataaaataatagtattttaaatgataatgagaataaatttaatttatttaaaagaatttaaattttagaagtaaagaagttaaaaataacgcatcatttttaagagaaaagaaattaataaattaagtattttCCAGGATAGTTATCTTGTTTTTCGGTGGACAAATTAACATATCGAGATGAATCTtcgaaaatatattataattgtgaaaaaattataaagacatattgattaaataaataaataaaatcatgtaAACAATAAAGCAATTGATTAAGTGAACTTcaccaatttaaaaattatttcagtgAAGTTCATTTGGAATTATtgacaaagataaaaaaaataaaaataaaatgagagggGGAGAAAGCGACTTGTAATGTGAAACGATAAAAGACAGTTAATCTTTAACCAAGAAATCGTACGTATGATGGAAAAATATGGTTAAATAAGTTTAGCATAAACGACAGGATTACGTGACCAAGGACAAACTCTTCTACACCACCACTTTaagataaagtaaaataaaataaacaacctATTCCTATTATCCTTTATATATTTTCACATATTTACCTCTACACGTGATTGTCCCTGTTCATTATGCATTCTGTAGCAATCGAGAATTCAGTTGAAGTGATGTTAATAAGGTTTATATTTGTGTCAGCTTGATGGCACCATTGTTGCACCAACAAGCCCCAAAGCTTGGGGCAAAGGACTTCTACAGTGGTTGGAATTTTCCAAGTTGGTAGGAATTACCATCCAAGGAAATGGCATCATTGATGGAAGAGGCTCAGTGTGGTGGCAAGATAATCAATATGATGATCCTATAGATGATGAAGAAAAGCTCATTGTCCCTTTAAACCACACAGTAGGGAGCCCAAGTCCCCCACTGCCggtaattgttatttttttcaagcAACACACTCTttaatgtacttttttttaatactttttattgtTGATTGAAATTAACTATTTGTAGATCTCACTTCTTATTTAACAaatcttattcataattttgtaagttttaataaattttaattatcacGGGCTATGTTGATAGTACTCCTGATTTCCTTATTGCTTAGAGTATCttacattgaaatttttttactcACCTGagcctaattatttttatacctATGTGATTGTACTAGATTCAAAGTGAGATGGGAGGAAAAATGCCATCCGTCAAGCCAACTGTGAGGACCTTTTGAAACCTTTAACAAAACCAATTTGATTCATGTTTGGGAGTTATTATTGGAACATAACGAaggtgatttttatttttatttttatgcacaGGCATTGCGGTTCTATGGGAGTTTTAATCCAACAGTTACAGGCATtacaattcaaaatagtccaCAATGCCACCTCAAGTTTGACAACTGTAATGGGGTCATGGTCCATGATGTGACCATATCATCTCCTGGGGACAGTCCTAACACAGATGGAATTCACCTTCAGAACTCCAAAGATGTGTTGATATACAGCAGCTCTATGGCCTGCGGTAAGTTATGGAATATTTCCATTTCATTTGAACATTCATAGGGCAATGTAGGAGATAGAGACATTAgctaaaatgaaaatgaaagttcaagacaagaagaaaactaaaaaacaaagtTCTATGCATTTTCTATGATTCTCAAAATGGCATGgcattatcttatcttatccacaACCATGTTGGACACATATCAACAAAAGTACCTTCCAATGCCTGCAAGTCATATGCTACATGGCACGTGTCAACCGTAAAATCCACACTGCATCACCCAATTGAATAGTACTCTGTTAGTTCCATAAACAAGAgcttttgattttgtatttcTCGCCATCAATCTTGTCTCATTAGAAGTTATAACTTCTGCCCCACATTTCTCGAGTCCTTCGCACCTTAGGCTGGATGAAAATGGCACAACCTGTGGTCCATTATAAGCTGAGCCAAAACTTTGGAGGGGGATGATTGCAAATggacaaaaaattaaagtaaaacacATGATGTAGACTTACTGACATAAATGGTCCAAGTTGgctcaatatatttaaatttcaattattttgcaGGAGATGACTGTATTTCGATACAAACTGGATGCTCGAACATATATGTACACAATGTCAACTGTGGACCAGGGCATGGAATCAGCATTGGAAGTCTAGGAAAGGATAACACCAGAGCCTGTGTCTCCAACATTACTGTCAGGGATGTCAACATGCACAACACAATGAATGGTGTCAGAATCAAAACATGGCAGGTAAAATATGAGTAATGCAATGTCTTTCCCAAGTTACAAGATAAAGTATATGTTTTACGAGTTAACCAGAAAATTTGACTTCAAAATCAGTTTATACCATTAAGTGGTATTAGAATGATTAGCCATTACAATGACAAGATAATCTGTTCTGAATTGGTTGTGAAACTTCTGGGAGCTCAAATGAGTACATTTGAAGTCAATTTTTAACCTTGAACTGCTTTCTACATAATTTTTCAGGTAATGAGAAATTGCAAAACCGAGTAGCTATTCCAAAATGCagtaaaaattgtatttttctaGTAGTCTTTAATCCAATTAATTCAACATTTCTGTGTTATCAATGCTAAATATGATTCAATCAGAAGTCCCAAACTTCATTTCCATTCTAAAACTTGATAGAAAATTATGATCTCTTACAAGTTAACATGTATATCTGCAGGGTGGATCAGGTTCTGTACAAGGAGTGCTATTCTCAAACATACAAGTTTCTGAAGTTGAACTCCCAATTGTGATTGATCAATTCTACTGCGACAAAAGAACCTGCAAAAACCAAACGTCAGCTGTGTCTCTTGCCGGAATCAACTATGAAAGGATAAGGGGGACATACACCGTTAAGCCAGTTCACTTTGCCTGCAGTGATAACCTACCTTGTGTAGATGTTTCTCTAACCTCTGTTGAGTTAAAACCAATTCAAGAACAATACCATCTATACAATCCTTTCTGCTGGCAGACTTATGGTGAATTGAAAACTCCAACTGTCCCACCAATTGATTGCCTACAAATTGGGAAGCCAACTAACAATCGGATTCAGACAGATCATGATTTATGTTGATCAGATATGAATTCAAGTGCTTAGCCTGCTagataaatatgtatattgTAAAAATCCTACTATATAGGAAATTTTCTTCATTAGGGTGATACTGATTTATCATTGTGAGAATATACCGGCCCTGCTATTAGCAAGAGGTCGAGAATAGTATAATAGGCAGTCTTCTAGCTGTGGCATATTGCAAGAGTGTGAGATATTATACAAGTTTTAGCATCtatgaataaaatatctttatttatacAATGTCAGAACTATGGAATTTCAATTAAAGGAAAAGTCAAAAACAACATAATATGCTGCAGTCAGTCAGCATTTTAAGTTGCAGTCTGCAATGCTATTGTGGCTCACAGTTTGAGAGGTTACATTGGCCACATTTGCCTGTAATTTTTCACAAATTAAAACCAAGGCTGCAGTATATAGACAATGAGAAACATATTGTAAAGCAAATAAAAAGTAGCCACGcataaacacacacacagatgACATCAAACATAAGTAATGGATAGTGAGGAAAATTCAAAATACTTATTTTCAACTCCTAGGAAGCAAATAAGGTTAGTTGAGATAGATAAGAACTCGGTTTCCTACAAGAAAAGAGGAGGTATCTTTTCTAGTGTAAGATAGAAACTGGTTCAGGTTGAGCACACAAAGAACACACTGTTATTGATGAACAGAAAGAATGCACAATTTCCATGGATATTCAAGAGATCCAGGACTCTCCCTAGCCACAATACTAACTCTCCAATTGGCTAATTACTACTCTCAAGTGTTAACCCCTATTCCTATTTATAGGTAACAtgctttatttttctaattattctAGCCctcaactaactaactaactccaACTATTCTAGTATCTAACTAATGGGTATCTGTTAGGAGCTAGGAAGAAAAAGCCTGGCTTCAAGGGCCAGTGGCCTCCTTAGaacagaaaaagaagaaaaacaagctTTTTTTCATTCCTGCTTTATTACATGATTCTGCTATTTATACTAGTCTGTCTCTAACAGAATTTGGCATTTTGTGCTATTACAGAATCCTAGGAAATCCTAAATTGCAACAATGTGGCCGACAAGGACAGCTCAGCAGCAGAGGACCGTTAGACATAGTCCGCAAGTAGCCAGGTATGGTGACCTTTCTCGTTGATTTCTCCCTTGGTATTGCTGGTTCTGTATTCTTCTTATCATTCCCGCCAACTTCAAAAAggaccttgtcctcaaggtcgCAGGCTGACTTTAACTAGTCCCAATCCTCCCAAGTGGTGTCGTCCGGAGATAAGCCTTTCCATTGGACCAATACCTGCACTTTCGAGTCTGCACCCGAGGCTTCGTGGCGAGTTCCCATGATGACCAGGGGTGTAACTACTGGATGTATCTCTCAAACTTATCTCTaccaaaaaattacaatttagagCTGAAAACACATCAAAGATGTggttcttgtttttgaaagatgtGGTTCTTGTTTTTGAAGTAACTCGTACATAAACATATTGCGTCTTGAGTCTTGCCCCCATAATCATTGATCAAAGCACAAGAAGACTCCATGAACCTAAAATTTTGGCCCTCAACAACTTGTagcctttattttcatttttcaaaaaagaagATAGCAAGACAgcataacaaaaaataacaatccCTTATTGATTCCCTCTCACTTTTTATTGCTTTCCAAAAATCAGTTTAAAAATGTTGTGCTACCAGACACCTGCCTTCACTCTGGCACCTCAATCTTATGAAGAAATACATGAAGATGCAAAAGGAAATAAGAACCATAATGGCATGAAGAAAGCAATAATAGAGCCGCAAAGGAAGTCAATTCCATAACAGCATGGAATCCAGAGCAAGAATATCCAACTCTACTTTGTTTCtagatatttgaaaatttaccTGAAAGATTTGTAAAATCACCTCCAAACCCTAAATCTATGGCTATGTCTAGATTGatagaaagggaaaaaaaaatggaatagtCGTAGTAAAAGGGTACTGTCACCTATGTCATACTTTGGAAGGAGTTAGGTGAGGAACCTTTTCTGAATTTGTTGAATTTGTGGAAAACGGTATAGTGCCACCTGAAGTCAAAAGTTGTCATTTGTCAGGTCCCTTGTTTTCTGGTTTGCTAAATGCTCATTATGGTTTTATGCTTGGTGAAGTTGGTCAAGGTGAAACATTTTCAATCCCAAACTATTGATTGCCAAGAATTTTGGAGAATCCCTCATGTTGAAATTGAAGACCACTAATTATCAAACATCCCAAAATTGGAAATTTTAACGCAAACATACAATACATATTTATGTTcatagtgtaaatttttttaaaatgataaaataatataaataaagggaattaattaaaaataaaagttagagAATATAAATAAGGATATTAATTCTAAGTAGTATTTTAACATGTGTATTTGcacataataataacaatttattttatacaattaaaattataatacataaatacttttattataaaattataatataatgaaagtgtgagataaaaaaaatattataaaataaattatattttatatgtatgataaatatttcatattgtgatataattttttttaaccattgatgacttatttaaaaatatatttaaaaagagattagaaataaaaatgaaaataatatattaaagaagATAAGAAATTGAGAATATCCCTAAAATCACTCTAGTTAAAGAAAAATAGCTAAAAAGATCCCGTTAAAGAATTCTTTCTAAAAACAATCTCGTGTTAGatgattttttctaatttatatatgtagagtgatttatataattaaagcatataatttccaacaaaattaaatacattgaTAACATAaatagtaaacaaaaaaaaaagaaaattaaattgtttgacTAGAACTTCCAAGACGGTGAgaacatctatttttttaatgaccTACTAGTCGGTAGATTAAGCAATGTTTTGGTtgacctctttctctctcatccATATTAGTCCGCATTCTTGTTGATATTGgttgacattttttatttctccttatGACTGGATTGACACATAATCATGGTCCTTCATATGGTAGTCAATAATTGTGATGACACATGCATGCTAACGAGACTTTGTACACACTTGACATGTAGTCCGATGTGTACACTGGATGTACATATTGCAAGTAATTTATATTGATGTGCTTACATGCAGCAATCACACGTGCACATGTCATGTGTAGCTTTTGAGGCTTCTCATAATCACATGTTCTTTGATCCTGCCTCAGAGGGAATTTTTACATGTGACACCTCTCTCTCGAATTCACCCTTTCTTCAACTTGAAACTCAAATCTTTGGCAGTCAAATTGCTGAACGAAATGAGTGTTATACTTAGTTTCTTCTTCATTGATGAACTTGGCCAGAATCAGTGTGTAAACTTGTCTGGAGGCAATCATTGCATCAGCTTGAGTCCCACGGTCGACGAAATATTTGTTCAAATTCTCATACGTGGCTTTGACCAAGGCATAGATTgaaaaatttctcatttttttagaaCCGACTTCACTAGCTCTGCCAAATTAGTGGTCAAGTGTCCCCACTGCTTTCCATCATCCCATGCCAAAGTCCATTGCTCCCAGAATTTGATCATAATGCTATATGGGTTGTCTTATTGTAACAGGTAATAAGGACAAAATAACTCTGGTTGGGTCATGGCATACCCtgttgtttgaaaaaaatgtaaatatgattgtcaatttaattttaaataataaaataatgtgaatttaaattttaaaaaatatattactcatACTCAAGATGCTTTTCCTTTCGTCTTcacttttaaattgttttttgtaatttttcccAATGTGTTGAATGCAGAACACATGCAATGAGTTTTCTGTTGTCCACCAACTATCTGGTTGTTTGTATGCACTTCTGATGGAATCGTACCTATCAAAGATTAGGCATATACCTTATTGTGGTATGATGTGGGTTCTCaagttttgcaaaaaaaaaaaaagtgtctgtaacatcccaatttttgtaatctagtttaaaaagaattgttatttataaataaatagagttttaaaaaaatgatgaga
Encoded proteins:
- the LOC114396686 gene encoding polygalacturonase At1g48100-like isoform X1; this translates as MSGLSFRGFTYMLLIAFLIWSFNFEACIARRGKHWRQSRDVSASVYKKKGKNYGNAHNKYHGGGSKSKPPSSHKGTPTLPKPPPQHKNTPSPPYPTPPSDDTPTTPPPKAYNGGGHSSATTFNVLDFGAKGDGKSDDTKAFQEAWAEACKIESSTMLVPADYAFFVGPISFSGPYCKPSIVFQLDGTIVAPTSPKAWGKGLLQWLEFSKLVGITIQGNGIIDGRGSVWWQDNQYDDPIDDEEKLIVPLNHTVGSPSPPLPIQSEMGGKMPSVKPTALRFYGSFNPTVTGITIQNSPQCHLKFDNCNGVMVHDVTISSPGDSPNTDGIHLQNSKDVLIYSSSMACGDDCISIQTGCSNIYVHNVNCGPGHGISIGSLGKDNTRACVSNITVRDVNMHNTMNGVRIKTWQGGSGSVQGVLFSNIQVSEVELPIVIDQFYCDKRTCKNQTSAVSLAGINYERIRGTYTVKPVHFACSDNLPCVDVSLTSVELKPIQEQYHLYNPFCWQTYGELKTPTVPPIDCLQIGKPTNNRIQTDHDLC
- the LOC114396686 gene encoding polygalacturonase At1g48100-like isoform X2, with translation MSGLSFRGFTYMLLIAFLIWSFNFEACIARRGKHWRQSRDVSASVYKKKGKNYGNAHNKYHGGGSKSKPPSSHKGTPTLPKPPPQHKNTPSPPYPTPPSDDTPTTPPPKAYNGGGHSSATTFNVLDFGAKGDGKSDDTKLDGTIVAPTSPKAWGKGLLQWLEFSKLVGITIQGNGIIDGRGSVWWQDNQYDDPIDDEEKLIVPLNHTVGSPSPPLPIQSEMGGKMPSVKPTALRFYGSFNPTVTGITIQNSPQCHLKFDNCNGVMVHDVTISSPGDSPNTDGIHLQNSKDVLIYSSSMACGDDCISIQTGCSNIYVHNVNCGPGHGISIGSLGKDNTRACVSNITVRDVNMHNTMNGVRIKTWQGGSGSVQGVLFSNIQVSEVELPIVIDQFYCDKRTCKNQTSAVSLAGINYERIRGTYTVKPVHFACSDNLPCVDVSLTSVELKPIQEQYHLYNPFCWQTYGELKTPTVPPIDCLQIGKPTNNRIQTDHDLC